The Pseudorasbora parva isolate DD20220531a chromosome 16, ASM2467924v1, whole genome shotgun sequence genome includes a region encoding these proteins:
- the uri1 gene encoding unconventional prefoldin RPB5 interactor 1 — protein sequence MAATGKVKRSNDLPHGVERLKEEHRKVVKDCRSQIAHWEKVEKDYESLQDRLRTLPDKLSYDIMVPFGPLAFMPGKLVHTNELTVLLGDNWFAKCSAKQADTLVEHRKKHVKNALDDLQKVMKNFQNRADFTNDLEKLTGGTGDFVDIREDVKNEGEATKGKHRLAHKPNSKPKQEYLLELKEDEEKEEGDEEGKTGVLSEEELWARLDELERQEEMQDERYRLDSTDTNGEDTTSSSEEEKEADGGSSVQVNGHQKENGWVQSTLTSQMNGTNGPHPEDEEEGEEEDCEEETSNGLPTIYFSHTVEFKKVRINTGKNTTLKFSERKEQKEQAKRKKKSCKSNGHSPLEGYKITSPADIYRVFVDLVNGEPVPRKSILKSRSRENSVCSDTSESSTADFEERRAAFGRSWSHDDATHSDTSDGITEEESPTGTSPRTNGRFEAFTGTVIEKDPLPCSIPHLTIAHPGLPTIPERKLEEVSPEAPQEPVKRMSKFKATRLHQK from the exons GGAAAAAGTGGAAAAAGACTATGAATCTCTTCAGGACCGCCTCAGGACATTGCCTGACAAGTTGTCTTATGATATTATG GTACCGTTTGGTCCCTTGGCGTTCATGCCGGGAAAGCTAGTTCACACTAATGAGTTAACGGTGCTCCTCGGGGATAACTGGTTTGCAAAGTGTTCTGCCAAACAAGCCGACACTCTTGTGGAACACCGAAAGAAAC ATGTCAAAAATGCACTAGATGACTTGCAAAAAGTGATGAAGAACTTTCAGAACAGGGCCGATTTTACAAATGATCTTGAAAAATTGACTGGT GGTACTGGAGATTTTGTAGACATTAGAGAAGATGTGAAAAATGAGGGCGAAGCTACCAAAG GAAAACATCGTTTGGCCCACAAACCCAACTCTAAACCTAAGCAGGAGTATTTGTTGGAGCTGAAAGAGGATGAGGAGAAGGAAGAAGGCGATGAAGAGGGAAAGACAGGGGTGCTGTCAGAGGAGGAGCTGTGGGCTCGACTTGATGAGCTAGAGAGACAGGAGGAAATGCAGGATGAGAGAtaccg ATTGGACAGCACAGACACTAATGGAGAAGACACCACTTCCTCCTCAGAGGAAGAGAAGGAAGCAGATGGTGGCAGCAGTGTCCAGGTTAATGGCCATCAGAAGGAAAATGGCTGGGTACAGTCAACTCTCACAAGTCAGATGAATGGCACTAATGGCCCGCACCCTGAGGATGAGGAAGAGGGGGAGGAGGAAGATTGTGAGGAGGAAACAAGCAATGGGCTTCCAACTATTTACTTTTCTCACACTGTGGAATTCAAAAAG GTCAGAATAAATACAGGAAAGAACACCACTCTAAAGTTCAGCGAAAGAAAAGAACAGAAGGAGCAAgccaaaagaaaaaagaaaagctgCAAAAGTAACGGCCATTCTCCTCTCGAAGGTTACAAGATCACAAGCCCAGCAGACATTTATAG GGTGTTTGTGGACTTGGTGAATGGAGAGCCAGTTCCACGGAAGTCCATTTTGAAGTCTCGCAGTCGCGAAAACAGCGTGTGCAGTGACACCAGTGAGAGCAGCACAGCTGACTTTGAAGAGCGCCGTGCGGCTTTTGGCCGTTCATGGAGCCATGATGATGCCACACACAGTGATACCAGCGATGGCATTACAGAGGAGGAGAGCCCTACTGGAACGAGCCCCCGCACTAACGGACGCTTTGAG GCTTTTACAGGCACAGTGATTGAAAAGGATCCCCTGCCTTGCTCAATCCCCCACCTGACCATCGCCCATCCTGGCTTACCCACAATCCCGGAGAGAAAGCTGGAGGAGGTGAGCCCAGAAGCGCCGCAGGAGCCAGTCAAAAGGATGTCCAAATTCAAAGCTACACGGTTGCATCAGAAATAA